A single region of the Leptothrix cholodnii SP-6 genome encodes:
- a CDS encoding penicillin-binding protein 1A, which yields MTSTPSWLPATRRGWILSGLALGLAVLGLIVAVFYVQLPSLDKVIDYQPRQPLQVYTHDGVSIARFGAERREFVPIEQIPARMQEAVLAVEDSRFREHGGIDLRGLARAVLSNLSGGMRQGASTITQQVARTFFLSTRRTLERKVKEALLALKLEQLLGKDQILELYMNQIYLGQRSYGFAAASQTYFGKPLQALSIAETAMLAGLPQNPVYANPVSNPERARQRQAIVLQRMVAVGLISEAEAVAARAEKVQVRSPLDVDVHAEHVAEMARQIVVERHGEQAYTQGYKVITSLRAAEQQAAWQALRRSVIEHDRRQSYRGPEDHEDLPDDAAEAEAAITRALKEHRDDEDLRLALVVQAGAKEVTAQLASGETVRLAGEALRWGQAALSPKAKPALAIRRGSVIRVQATSRRKGAPAWTLAQWPEAEAAFVALDPQTGRVRALVGGFDFARRQFNHVTQAWRQPGSSFKPFLYSAALEHGVMPDTRVNDAPLDQAGDLPSGWDPQNSDGQYDGPITLRQGLARSKNLVSIRVLQHVGVGPARDWAARFGFDPARQPDNLSLALGAGSTTPMQLAQAYAVLANGGWRIEPVLVERITDAQGQVLYEAPAPAALVEERRAVPARNVFVTSSLLQEVTRSGTAARAQQQLQRPDLYGKTGTTNDAVDAWFAGFQPGVVGVAWMGYDTPRSLGQRESGGGLALPIWIGYMREALKGVPVAEPGAPDGVTWTGDDWRYGEWADGGQVEGIGLPQGVIEQVTEPIRDWFKELFARPRASGP from the coding sequence ATGACATCGACACCTTCCTGGCTGCCGGCCACCCGACGCGGCTGGATCCTGTCTGGCCTCGCGCTGGGCCTGGCCGTGCTCGGCCTGATCGTGGCGGTGTTCTACGTGCAGTTGCCGTCGCTCGACAAGGTGATCGACTACCAGCCGCGCCAGCCGCTGCAGGTCTACACGCACGACGGCGTGTCGATCGCCCGCTTCGGCGCCGAGCGGCGCGAGTTCGTGCCGATCGAGCAGATCCCCGCGCGCATGCAGGAGGCCGTGCTGGCGGTCGAGGACAGCCGCTTTCGCGAGCACGGCGGCATCGACCTGCGCGGTCTGGCGCGGGCGGTGCTGTCCAACCTCAGCGGCGGCATGCGCCAGGGCGCGTCGACCATCACCCAGCAGGTCGCGCGCACCTTCTTCCTGTCGACCCGGCGCACGCTCGAGCGCAAGGTGAAGGAGGCGCTGCTGGCGCTCAAGCTCGAACAGCTGCTCGGCAAGGACCAGATTCTCGAGCTGTACATGAACCAGATCTACCTGGGCCAGCGCAGCTACGGCTTTGCCGCGGCGTCGCAGACCTACTTCGGCAAGCCGCTGCAGGCGCTGTCGATCGCCGAGACCGCGATGCTGGCGGGGCTGCCGCAGAACCCGGTCTACGCCAACCCGGTCAGCAACCCGGAGCGCGCCCGCCAGCGCCAGGCCATCGTGCTGCAGCGCATGGTGGCGGTCGGCCTGATCAGCGAGGCCGAGGCCGTCGCGGCCCGGGCCGAGAAGGTGCAGGTCCGCTCGCCGCTGGACGTCGACGTGCATGCCGAACACGTGGCCGAGATGGCGCGCCAGATCGTCGTCGAGCGCCACGGCGAGCAGGCCTACACGCAGGGCTACAAGGTGATCACCTCCTTGCGCGCGGCCGAGCAGCAGGCGGCCTGGCAGGCGCTGCGCCGCAGCGTGATCGAGCACGATCGCCGCCAGTCCTACCGCGGCCCCGAGGACCACGAAGACCTGCCCGACGATGCCGCCGAGGCCGAGGCCGCCATCACCCGCGCCTTGAAGGAGCACCGCGATGACGAAGACCTGCGGCTGGCGCTGGTCGTGCAGGCCGGCGCCAAGGAGGTGACGGCCCAGCTGGCCAGCGGCGAGACCGTTCGCCTGGCTGGCGAAGCCTTGCGCTGGGGCCAGGCGGCGCTGTCGCCCAAGGCGAAGCCGGCGCTGGCGATCCGCCGCGGTTCGGTGATCCGGGTGCAGGCGACGTCGCGGCGCAAGGGCGCGCCGGCCTGGACGCTGGCGCAGTGGCCCGAGGCCGAGGCCGCCTTCGTCGCGCTCGATCCGCAGACCGGCCGGGTGCGTGCGCTGGTCGGCGGCTTCGACTTTGCGCGACGCCAGTTCAACCACGTCACCCAGGCCTGGCGCCAGCCGGGGTCGAGCTTCAAGCCGTTTCTCTATTCGGCCGCGCTCGAACACGGCGTGATGCCCGACACGCGTGTCAACGATGCCCCGCTCGATCAGGCCGGCGACCTGCCGTCGGGCTGGGACCCGCAGAACTCGGACGGCCAGTACGACGGTCCGATCACGCTGCGCCAGGGCCTGGCCCGTTCGAAGAACCTGGTGAGCATCCGGGTGCTGCAGCACGTCGGCGTCGGCCCTGCGCGCGACTGGGCCGCGCGTTTCGGCTTCGACCCGGCCCGCCAGCCCGACAACCTCAGCCTGGCGCTGGGCGCGGGCAGCACCACGCCGATGCAGCTGGCGCAGGCCTACGCGGTGCTGGCCAACGGCGGCTGGCGCATCGAGCCGGTACTGGTCGAGCGCATCACCGATGCGCAGGGGCAGGTGCTCTACGAAGCGCCGGCCCCGGCGGCGCTGGTCGAGGAACGACGCGCCGTGCCGGCGCGCAATGTCTTCGTCACCAGCAGCCTGCTGCAGGAAGTGACCCGCTCGGGCACCGCCGCCCGCGCCCAGCAGCAGCTGCAGCGGCCCGACCTCTACGGCAAGACCGGCACCACCAACGATGCGGTCGACGCCTGGTTCGCCGGCTTCCAGCCCGGCGTGGTGGGCGTGGCCTGGATGGGCTACGACACGCCGCGCAGCCTGGGCCAGCGCGAATCCGGCGGCGGACTGGCGCTGCCGATCTGGATCGGCTACATGCGCGAGGCGCTGAAAGGCGTGCCGGTGGCCGAGCCGGGCGCGCCCGACGGCGTGACGTGGACCGGCGACGACTGGCGCTACGGCGAATGGGCCGACGGCGGCCAGGTCGAGGGCATCGGCCTGCCGCAAGGCGTGATCGAGCAGGTGACCGAGCCGATCCGGGACTGGTTCAAGGAGCTGTTCGCGCGGCCCCGGGCGTCCGGCCCCTGA
- the nirD gene encoding nitrite reductase small subunit NirD gives MNHDTQDLDKSTWSPVCSLDDIVPNTGVCALVGERQVAVFHLDRSDSDDERLFAIDNFDPGSQAGVLSRGLVGCLGGRIVVASPIYKHHFDLRSGECLETPEHSVNAYPVRVQDRQIWVAV, from the coding sequence ATGAATCACGACACGCAAGACCTCGACAAGAGCACCTGGAGCCCGGTGTGCTCGCTCGACGACATCGTTCCCAACACCGGCGTCTGCGCCCTGGTGGGCGAGCGGCAGGTGGCGGTGTTCCACCTCGACCGCAGCGACAGCGACGACGAGCGCCTGTTCGCGATCGACAACTTCGACCCCGGCTCGCAGGCCGGCGTGCTCTCGCGTGGGCTGGTGGGCTGCCTGGGCGGGCGCATCGTCGTCGCCTCGCCGATCTACAAGCACCACTTCGATCTGCGTAGCGGCGAATGCCTGGAAACCCCCGAGCACTCGGTCAACGCCTATCCGGTGCGCGTGCAGGACCGGCAGATCTGGGTCGCGGTCTGA
- the nirB gene encoding nitrite reductase large subunit NirB: protein MKILVIGHGMVGHKFLESLDASGLRDARVTVLCEEPRPAYDRVHLSEFFSGKAAEDLSLVAPGFFERDNVLLRLNTRAVAIDRAGKTVTTAAGEVLAYDKLVIATGSYPFVPPLPGKDRTDCFVYRTIEDLEGMLECGSRSKSGVVIGGGLLGLECAKALRDMKLQTHVVEFSPHLMALQVDEAGGRTLRAKIEKLGVGVHTQKNTVEIVDGETARHRMVFADGSQLETDMIVFSAGIRPRDEIARQCGLEVGPRGGIVIDNRCRTSDADIYAIGECALWNGQIFGLVAPGYEMARVAARQLAGEAAAEFGGADMSTKLKLMGVDVASIGDAMGKTPGSRAYQFNDERKQVYKKLVVSECGKHLLGAVLVGDAAEYGTLLQMALNRIELPEAPEFLILPSSDGQARPALGVDALPDSAQICSCNNVSKGQLCAAVAGGASTIGELKACTQAGTACGGCVPLVTQVMKAEMKKQGLAVNNHLCEHFAYSRQELFHIIKVEGIRSFDELLRRHGKGLGCDVCKPVAASILASVWNDFILKKELAGLQDSNDYFLGNIQKDGTYSVVPRMAGGEVTPDGLIAVGQVAKKYGLYTKITGGQRVDLFGARVDQLPSIWEELIAAGFESGHAYGKSLRTVKSCVGSTWCRYGVADSVGLAIELENRYKGLRAPHKIKFGVSGCTRECAEAQGKDVGVIATEKGWNLYVCGNGGMKPRHAELLASDLSKQELIRYIDRFLMFYIRTADRLQRTSVWRDNLEGGLDYLKQVVLHDKLGLAAELEADMQNVVDTYVCEWKNAVTHPETRKRFRQFVNSDRTDPNVIFIQERGQIRPATPDEREARAADAELTA, encoded by the coding sequence ATGAAAATCCTCGTCATCGGCCACGGCATGGTCGGGCACAAGTTCCTGGAGAGCCTGGACGCCTCGGGTCTGCGCGACGCGCGGGTCACCGTCCTGTGCGAGGAGCCGCGCCCGGCCTACGACCGCGTGCACCTGTCGGAGTTCTTCTCCGGCAAGGCCGCCGAGGACCTGTCGCTGGTGGCGCCGGGTTTCTTCGAGCGCGACAACGTGCTGCTGCGCCTGAACACCCGCGCCGTGGCGATCGACCGCGCCGGCAAGACCGTCACCACCGCCGCCGGCGAGGTGCTGGCCTACGACAAGCTGGTGATCGCGACCGGCTCCTACCCCTTCGTGCCGCCGCTGCCGGGCAAGGACCGCACCGACTGCTTCGTCTACCGCACCATCGAGGACCTGGAGGGCATGCTCGAATGCGGCAGCCGCTCCAAGAGCGGCGTCGTCATCGGCGGCGGGCTGCTGGGCCTGGAATGCGCCAAGGCGCTGCGCGACATGAAGCTGCAGACCCACGTGGTCGAGTTCTCGCCGCACCTGATGGCGCTGCAGGTCGACGAGGCCGGTGGCCGCACGCTGCGCGCCAAGATCGAGAAACTCGGCGTGGGCGTGCACACGCAGAAGAACACGGTCGAGATCGTCGACGGCGAAACCGCCCGCCACCGCATGGTGTTCGCCGACGGCAGCCAGCTCGAGACCGACATGATCGTGTTCTCGGCCGGCATCCGTCCGCGTGACGAGATCGCGCGCCAGTGCGGCCTCGAGGTCGGCCCGCGCGGCGGCATCGTGATCGACAACCGCTGCCGCACCAGCGACGCCGACATCTACGCGATCGGCGAGTGCGCGCTCTGGAACGGCCAGATCTTCGGCCTGGTGGCGCCGGGCTACGAGATGGCCCGTGTCGCCGCGCGGCAGCTGGCCGGCGAGGCGGCGGCCGAGTTCGGCGGCGCCGACATGAGCACCAAGCTCAAGCTGATGGGCGTGGACGTGGCGAGCATCGGCGACGCCATGGGCAAGACGCCCGGCAGCCGCGCCTACCAGTTCAACGACGAGCGCAAGCAGGTCTACAAGAAGCTGGTGGTGTCCGAGTGCGGCAAGCACCTGCTGGGCGCCGTGCTGGTGGGCGACGCGGCCGAATACGGCACGCTGCTGCAGATGGCGCTCAACCGCATCGAACTGCCCGAGGCGCCCGAATTCCTGATCCTGCCGAGCAGCGACGGCCAGGCCAGGCCCGCACTGGGCGTCGACGCGCTGCCGGACTCGGCGCAGATCTGCTCGTGCAACAACGTCAGCAAGGGCCAGTTGTGCGCGGCGGTGGCCGGCGGCGCCAGCACCATCGGCGAACTCAAGGCCTGCACCCAGGCCGGCACCGCCTGCGGCGGCTGCGTGCCGCTGGTGACGCAGGTCATGAAGGCCGAGATGAAGAAGCAGGGCCTGGCGGTCAACAACCACCTGTGCGAGCACTTCGCCTACTCGCGCCAGGAGCTGTTCCACATCATCAAGGTCGAGGGCATCCGCAGCTTCGACGAACTGCTGCGCCGCCACGGCAAAGGCCTGGGCTGCGATGTCTGCAAGCCGGTGGCGGCCTCGATCCTGGCCTCGGTCTGGAACGACTTCATCCTGAAGAAGGAACTGGCCGGCCTGCAGGACTCGAACGACTACTTCCTGGGCAACATCCAGAAGGACGGCACCTACTCGGTGGTGCCGCGCATGGCCGGCGGCGAGGTCACGCCCGACGGCCTGATCGCGGTCGGCCAGGTGGCCAAGAAGTACGGCCTGTACACCAAGATCACCGGCGGCCAGCGGGTCGACCTGTTCGGCGCCCGCGTCGATCAGCTGCCGTCGATCTGGGAGGAACTGATCGCCGCAGGCTTCGAGTCGGGCCATGCGTACGGCAAGTCGCTGCGCACGGTCAAGAGCTGCGTCGGCTCGACCTGGTGCCGCTACGGCGTGGCCGACAGCGTGGGCCTGGCGATCGAGCTGGAGAACCGCTACAAGGGCCTGCGCGCACCGCACAAGATCAAGTTCGGCGTCTCGGGCTGCACCCGCGAATGCGCCGAGGCGCAGGGCAAGGACGTCGGCGTGATCGCCACCGAGAAGGGCTGGAACCTGTACGTGTGCGGCAACGGCGGCATGAAGCCGCGCCATGCCGAGCTGCTGGCCTCGGACCTGTCGAAGCAGGAGCTGATCCGCTACATCGACCGCTTCCTGATGTTCTACATCCGCACCGCCGACCGCCTGCAGCGCACCAGCGTCTGGCGCGACAACCTCGAAGGTGGCCTCGACTACCTCAAGCAGGTCGTCCTGCACGACAAGCTGGGCCTGGCGGCCGAACTCGAGGCCGACATGCAGAACGTGGTCGACACCTACGTGTGCGAGTGGAAGAACGCGGTCACCCACCCCGAGACGCGCAAGCGCTTCCGCCAGTTCGTCAACAGCGACCGCACCGACCCGAACGTCATCTTCATCCAGGAGCGCGGCCAGATCCGCCCCGCCACGCCCGACGAGCGCGAGGCCCGCGCGGCCGATGCCGAACTGACCGCCTGA
- a CDS encoding cyclic nucleotide-binding domain-containing protein, giving the protein MGIEDLMQAVQSLNTDDAFHARLDVMQWRTLGSYLAAYQMRAGDLLIKQGDADRTAYFLALGTLQVYRNTGSGATSRIALLRPGSLAGETGLFSDQPHSANVEAMTATTVWAMHLPRFEELAARAPAIAIEFLRASGAVMAARLRANMNHQIAAA; this is encoded by the coding sequence ATGGGAATCGAAGATCTGATGCAGGCGGTGCAGTCGCTCAACACCGACGACGCCTTTCATGCGCGCCTGGATGTCATGCAATGGCGCACGCTGGGCTCCTACCTGGCGGCTTACCAGATGCGTGCCGGCGACCTGCTGATCAAGCAGGGCGACGCCGATCGGACCGCCTATTTCCTGGCGCTGGGCACCTTGCAGGTCTATCGCAACACCGGTTCGGGCGCCACCAGTCGCATCGCGCTGCTGCGCCCCGGCTCATTGGCCGGCGAGACCGGGTTGTTCAGCGATCAGCCGCACTCGGCCAACGTCGAGGCCATGACGGCCACGACGGTCTGGGCGATGCACCTGCCGCGCTTCGAGGAACTCGCCGCGCGTGCGCCGGCGATCGCGATCGAGTTCCTGCGTGCCTCCGGCGCCGTGATGGCCGCCCGCTTGCGCGCCAACATGAACCACCAGATCGCGGCGGCCTGA
- a CDS encoding 4a-hydroxytetrahydrobiopterin dehydratase, which produces MNPSPAVLSEEQLRSRLPLELPHWSIEHGRLFRRWRTSGWKSTLMVVNAIGHLAEAAWHHPDLSVSYAAVDVKLSTHSAGGITEKDLALASKIEQVIGWQPALEPDSVLEGTPNSDPRLRYIRYDTPAPGGTD; this is translated from the coding sequence ATGAATCCCAGCCCTGCCGTGCTGAGCGAGGAGCAGTTGCGCAGCCGGCTGCCGCTCGAGCTGCCGCACTGGTCGATCGAACACGGCCGGCTGTTCCGCCGCTGGCGCACCAGCGGCTGGAAGAGCACGCTGATGGTGGTCAATGCCATCGGTCATCTCGCCGAGGCGGCCTGGCACCACCCCGATCTGTCGGTGTCGTATGCGGCGGTCGACGTCAAGCTGAGCACCCACTCGGCCGGCGGCATCACCGAGAAGGATCTGGCGCTGGCCAGCAAGATCGAGCAGGTGATCGGCTGGCAGCCGGCGCTGGAGCCCGACTCTGTGCTCGAGGGCACGCCCAACAGCGACCCGCGGCTGCGCTACATCCGGTACGACACGCCGGCGCCGGGTGGCACGGACTGA
- a CDS encoding monovalent cation:proton antiporter family protein translates to MASTLELALLYLLAAVLGVVGCRLLKLPAMLGYLIVGVLIGPNALALARDSVGVSYLAEFGVVFLMFVIGLEFNLPKLRSMWRLVFGLGMGQVTLTILGAVIGNVLLTWLFSMAARPWELHWTGAVALGAALAMSSTAIVARMMAERLELESEHGRRVMGVLLFQDLAVVPLLVLIPSLAQGGDDLWRTLGLALVKAVVLLGVLLWGGQRAMRWWLTRVAKRKSEELFILNLLLITLGLAWLTEHAGLSLALGAFVAGMLIAETEYKHQVETDIRPFHDVLLGLFFITVGMKLDWRPVLERWDLVLLLSTAPLLAKGVLVTLLARAFGATPGVAIRTGLYLAQAGEFGFVLLSLGAEQHLIAARWMSPVLASMVLSMLAAPFLILHSNRIVMRLAASDWLMQSVQLTTIAKKSIRTEAHVIICGYGRAGQNLARLLDQEHIPYMALDLDPDRVRQAAAAGQSVVFGDAARLQSLMAAGLARASAVVVSYHDTSSALKVLHHVNEHAAHVPVVVRTIDDTDLEKLRAAGATEVVPEAIEGSLMLANHALALVGVPMRRVLRITQDARDARYSLLRGYFHGIDDDTVQELEQERLLSVSLPAGAPTVGHELGDLALQALGVAVISLRRASGQVQDATDALQLRGGDVLVLRGLPEPLALAESRLLKG, encoded by the coding sequence ATGGCCAGCACCCTCGAACTCGCTCTCCTCTATCTGCTTGCCGCGGTGCTCGGTGTGGTCGGCTGCCGTCTGCTGAAGTTGCCGGCGATGCTCGGCTACCTGATCGTCGGCGTGCTGATCGGCCCCAATGCGCTGGCCCTGGCGCGCGATTCGGTGGGCGTGAGCTACCTGGCCGAGTTCGGCGTGGTGTTCCTGATGTTCGTCATCGGGCTCGAGTTCAACCTGCCCAAGCTGCGCAGCATGTGGCGACTGGTGTTCGGGCTCGGCATGGGCCAGGTGACGCTGACGATTCTGGGCGCGGTGATCGGCAACGTCCTGCTGACCTGGCTGTTCAGCATGGCGGCACGCCCCTGGGAACTGCACTGGACCGGCGCGGTGGCGCTGGGCGCGGCGCTCGCGATGTCGAGCACCGCCATCGTCGCCCGGATGATGGCCGAGCGGCTCGAACTCGAAAGCGAACACGGTCGCCGGGTCATGGGCGTGCTGCTGTTCCAGGATCTGGCCGTGGTGCCGCTGCTGGTGCTGATCCCCTCGCTGGCGCAAGGTGGCGACGACCTCTGGCGCACCCTCGGCCTGGCGCTGGTCAAGGCCGTGGTACTGCTCGGTGTGCTGCTGTGGGGCGGCCAGCGGGCGATGCGCTGGTGGCTCACGCGGGTGGCCAAGCGCAAGAGCGAAGAGCTGTTCATCCTGAACCTGCTGCTGATCACGCTGGGCCTGGCCTGGCTGACCGAACACGCCGGTCTGTCACTGGCGCTGGGCGCCTTCGTCGCCGGCATGCTGATCGCCGAGACCGAATACAAGCACCAGGTCGAGACCGACATCCGCCCGTTCCACGACGTGCTGCTCGGGCTGTTCTTCATCACCGTGGGCATGAAGCTCGACTGGCGCCCGGTGCTCGAACGCTGGGATCTGGTGCTGCTGCTGAGCACCGCGCCGCTGCTGGCCAAGGGCGTGCTGGTGACGCTGCTGGCGCGCGCGTTCGGCGCGACGCCAGGGGTGGCGATCCGCACCGGCCTGTACCTGGCGCAGGCGGGCGAGTTCGGTTTCGTGCTGCTGTCGCTGGGCGCCGAGCAGCACCTCATCGCCGCCCGCTGGATGAGCCCGGTGCTGGCCTCGATGGTGCTGTCGATGCTGGCCGCGCCGTTCCTGATCCTGCACAGCAACCGCATCGTGATGCGCCTGGCCGCGAGCGACTGGCTGATGCAGTCGGTGCAGCTGACCACCATCGCCAAGAAATCGATCCGCACCGAGGCACACGTGATCATCTGCGGCTACGGCCGCGCCGGCCAGAACCTGGCGCGCCTGCTCGACCAGGAACACATCCCCTACATGGCGCTCGACCTCGACCCCGACCGCGTGCGCCAGGCCGCGGCGGCGGGCCAGAGCGTGGTGTTCGGCGACGCCGCGCGGCTGCAGAGCCTGATGGCCGCCGGCCTGGCGCGTGCCAGCGCGGTGGTGGTCAGCTACCACGACACGTCCTCGGCCCTGAAGGTGCTGCACCACGTCAACGAACACGCCGCCCACGTGCCGGTGGTGGTGCGCACGATCGACGACACCGACCTCGAGAAACTGCGCGCCGCCGGCGCCACCGAGGTCGTGCCCGAGGCGATCGAGGGTTCGCTGATGCTGGCCAACCATGCGCTGGCGCTGGTGGGCGTGCCGATGCGGCGCGTGCTTCGCATCACCCAGGACGCCCGTGACGCACGCTACAGCCTGCTGCGCGGCTATTTCCACGGCATCGACGACGACACCGTGCAGGAGCTCGAACAGGAGCGGCTGCTGTCGGTCAGCCTGCCGGCCGGGGCACCGACCGTCGGCCACGAACTCGGCGATCTGGCCTTGCAGGCGCTCGGCGTGGCGGTGATCTCGCTGCGCCGCGCCAGCGGCCAGGTTCAGGACGCCACCGATGCACTGCAACTGCGCGGCGGCGACGTGCTGGTGCTGCGCGGCCTGCCCGAACCGCTCGCGCTGGCCGAAAGCCGGCTGCTCAAGGGCTGA
- a CDS encoding KpsF/GutQ family sugar-phosphate isomerase, whose product MSASSSPFDAERAIRMARQTLQIEADALRDLQPQQGASFAETVQAMLACQGRVVVMGMGKSGHVGRKIAATLASTGTPAMFVHPGEASHGDLGMVTRGDVVLAISNSGESDELAAILPALKRLGVTLVAMTGRAESTLASHADLVLSNRVTQEACPLNLAPTASTTAQLALGDALAVALLDARGFRAEDFARSHPGGSLGRKLLTHVRDIMRSGDAVPRVRPDTGFLDVMREMSAKGLGTTAVVDEDGRAIGIFTDGDLRRAIEAGIDLRERDARGVMHAGARTVREDALAVEAAGLMEEARVTTLLVSDAQGLLVGAINTNDLMRAKVI is encoded by the coding sequence ATGTCTGCCAGCAGCTCCCCCTTCGACGCCGAACGTGCCATCCGGATGGCACGCCAGACCCTGCAGATCGAGGCCGATGCCCTGCGCGATCTGCAGCCGCAGCAAGGCGCGTCCTTCGCCGAGACGGTGCAGGCGATGCTCGCCTGCCAGGGCCGCGTGGTCGTGATGGGCATGGGCAAGAGCGGCCATGTGGGCCGCAAGATCGCCGCCACGCTGGCGTCGACCGGCACGCCGGCGATGTTCGTGCACCCGGGCGAGGCCAGCCACGGCGACCTCGGCATGGTCACGCGCGGCGATGTCGTGCTGGCGATCTCCAACTCGGGCGAGAGCGACGAACTGGCGGCGATCCTGCCCGCGCTCAAGCGCTTGGGCGTCACGCTGGTGGCGATGACCGGCCGGGCCGAGTCGACGCTGGCCTCGCATGCCGACCTGGTGCTGTCCAACCGCGTCACCCAGGAGGCCTGTCCGCTCAACCTCGCGCCCACCGCCAGCACCACGGCGCAGCTGGCGCTCGGTGACGCGCTGGCGGTGGCGCTGCTCGATGCGCGCGGCTTCCGGGCCGAGGACTTCGCCCGCTCGCACCCGGGCGGCTCGCTGGGCCGCAAGCTGCTGACCCATGTGCGCGACATCATGCGCAGCGGCGACGCGGTGCCGCGTGTGCGCCCCGACACCGGCTTCCTCGACGTCATGCGCGAGATGAGCGCCAAGGGCCTGGGCACGACGGCCGTGGTCGACGAAGACGGCCGCGCGATCGGCATCTTCACCGACGGCGATCTGCGCCGCGCCATCGAGGCTGGCATCGACCTGCGCGAGCGCGATGCCCGCGGCGTGATGCATGCCGGCGCGCGCACCGTGCGCGAGGACGCCCTGGCGGTCGAGGCGGCCGGCCTGATGGAAGAGGCCCGTGTCACGACCTTGCTGGTGAGCGACGCGCAGGGCCTGCTGGTGGGCGCGATCAACACCAACGACCTGATGCGCGCCAAGGTGATCTGA
- a CDS encoding KdsC family phosphatase, producing MTEPNAAASIPAGRPVQAQCRFDPALLLQAQGVQVAIFDVDGCLTDGRIYIGADGEGVKAFNTLDGQGIKLLASGGITPVVITGRDSPAVRRRCADLGVGRALFGVHDKLAAAAVLLADMGASWQSLAVLGDDWPDLPLMTRCAFACAPVNAHVEVRSVAHHVTEARGGHGAAREFCDLLLMAAGRYAALLDGHLVTLDSAAT from the coding sequence ATGACCGAACCGAACGCTGCGGCATCGATCCCGGCAGGCCGCCCCGTGCAGGCGCAATGCCGCTTCGACCCGGCACTGCTGCTGCAGGCGCAGGGCGTGCAGGTCGCGATCTTCGATGTCGACGGCTGCCTGACCGACGGGCGCATCTACATCGGCGCCGACGGCGAGGGCGTCAAGGCCTTCAACACGCTCGACGGCCAGGGCATCAAGCTGCTGGCCAGCGGCGGCATCACGCCGGTGGTGATCACCGGCCGCGACTCGCCGGCGGTGCGGCGGCGTTGTGCCGACCTGGGGGTCGGCCGGGCGCTGTTCGGCGTGCACGACAAGCTGGCCGCCGCTGCCGTGTTGCTGGCCGACATGGGTGCGAGCTGGCAGTCGCTCGCCGTGCTGGGCGACGACTGGCCCGACCTGCCGCTGATGACGCGCTGTGCCTTTGCCTGCGCTCCGGTCAACGCTCACGTCGAGGTGCGGTCGGTGGCCCATCACGTCACCGAGGCCCGTGGCGGCCACGGTGCGGCGCGCGAGTTCTGCGACCTGCTGCTGATGGCGGCCGGTCGTTACGCGGCGCTGCTCGACGGCCACCTCGTCACCCTCGACAGCGCGGCGACCTGA
- the lptC gene encoding LPS export ABC transporter periplasmic protein LptC, translated as MDNDTGPLPLPLPPLVSRSPDDAANRPLPWRARLRAGLLKYLSVLLMAVVAVATGWLVRQTPVIEPDAGVAAPTAEPDYEMRGFSIQHYTAAGPAQGVIEGDVVRHFPVTDQLVIDGVRVQWTDPGGQAIRASAARAVAEGDGSLVRLEGGARVVRDPAPGETSPFEFISDVLVFDTRNGQVRSDRPVRLRQGDNIFDAASIIYDHPQRVVTLGGGVQGRILPTELSRSLP; from the coding sequence ATGGACAACGACACCGGCCCGCTGCCGCTGCCCCTGCCGCCGCTGGTCTCGCGCTCGCCCGATGATGCGGCGAACCGGCCGTTGCCCTGGCGCGCCCGGCTGCGTGCGGGCTTGCTGAAGTACCTCTCGGTGCTGCTGATGGCGGTCGTCGCCGTGGCCACCGGCTGGCTGGTCCGGCAGACGCCGGTGATCGAGCCCGATGCCGGTGTCGCGGCGCCCACCGCCGAGCCCGATTACGAGATGCGCGGTTTTTCGATCCAGCACTACACCGCGGCCGGTCCGGCGCAGGGCGTGATCGAGGGGGACGTGGTGCGGCATTTCCCCGTCACCGATCAACTGGTGATCGACGGCGTCCGGGTGCAGTGGACGGATCCGGGCGGGCAGGCCATCCGTGCCTCGGCCGCCCGCGCCGTCGCAGAGGGCGACGGCAGCCTGGTGCGCCTGGAGGGCGGGGCGCGGGTGGTGCGGGATCCGGCACCGGGCGAGACCAGCCCGTTCGAGTTCATCAGCGACGTCCTCGTCTTCGACACCCGCAACGGCCAGGTGCGCAGCGACCGTCCGGTACGGCTGCGCCAGGGCGACAACATCTTCGATGCCGCGTCGATCATCTACGACCATCCGCAGCGCGTGGTCACGCTGGGAGGTGGCGTGCAGGGCCGCATCCTGCCCACCGAACTGAGTCGCTCGCTGCCCTGA